From a single Pempheris klunzingeri isolate RE-2024b chromosome 2, fPemKlu1.hap1, whole genome shotgun sequence genomic region:
- the sycp1 gene encoding LOW QUALITY PROTEIN: synaptonemal complex protein 1 (The sequence of the model RefSeq protein was modified relative to this genomic sequence to represent the inferred CDS: substituted 1 base at 1 genomic stop codon) yields MEILGWQRMDSFNFKLLVPPRVNNGQVSAVRPQDYSKCFDKEHTMPFPNTSMVAPTKPTRQDIPKMKVVPPMEKYENNCNPGQLYTKLYDEVEKIKCWKVKAESDTAQKERRLQENKRTIETQRKAIQELQFGNESLSLKLEEQIGENEDLRNKNNATRNVCNILKDTFQRTAEKMHLFESEREETHQLFMENSESIQKLIAAFESLRIQAEVDQQEMQKVKEGLLQFEDLKEKYHQEFKMKEKEVAVFQTKLKDKENELQKILQDFHETQKHCKQIQEATNEQYELLRGSKTEQESLLQKLHTAEQRCKETEKNCEAIAAELEQSKEEYTEMIQTKDFNLQELIRVKQQQAEKLEQIQTANGELQNSLGLEIQRAKELEDKLMANKKELERRNTLLGEAVEGSAKKDGQIKILEDELDEKSKSIQSMKGKIDVTEVRVEELTAELSRKTEDTRLLKTTKTVCPRXHYLLIQNEAEVAFAETDVLKRACEAVEKAQKDLKEKSTLTEIKVQDLEGQLLTEIGKSKVLNLQMEQLRKEISQHKVKYKELLSNFNELQSEKTAIQQQFESGSSNVKAIQANMKVSEEKAVKLTREIQRLEEENQYLRGEVNSIKNEMEGKYQETETLHKKTEENFAHLQEKITQKEKEVKAAETKLSNLKKKLKIEVKAQEEYQKENKVLKKQIVKEIAKSSQLELVINSLREESRNLERLNEEDHQKLRKDLESNSTFAAELENEVQKLSLTAAEAIQNKEDTELKCQHKIADMVALMEKHKSQYDRMVEEKDAELDENKRREMEAVAHRTSLELDLSKHKTDNDQLKQELKTEREEKENLQKELTDLKKEMSSMKITQLSEAMNNQSPASNYNQGRCLVTPKESSSRRHVFDFSKTRKTPSYSKDNGVTAVMKKAEFDSESIRTSCGTTPKNQEVPNEDLKTPRGTTNMVGGTSKIKSYRIRTPPSGEKAARWGKSTIELDPKSDSSDQNDLLTFASAPPSNYSAPHSKLSIFKKIQSPVTQKSPGNSLKVAAMKRMRDAGWTAVTGCDKKKKTNEKIFA; encoded by the exons ATGGAGATCTTGGGCTGGCAAAG GATGGACAGTTTCAACTTCAAACTGTTGGTACCTCCCAGGGTGAATAATGGGCAGGTGTCTGCTGTCCGCCCTCAGGA ttacagtaaatgttttgaCAAAGAGCACACCATGCCTTTTCCCAATACAAGCATGGTTGCACCAACAAAACCAACCAGACAAG ACATTCCCAAGATGAAAGTTGTGCCACCAATGGAAAAATACGAG AATAATTGCAACCCTGGACAGCTTTATACCAAGCTGTATGATGAAGTTGAGAAAATTAAGTGCTGGAAGGTCAAAGCTGAGTCTGACACAGCACAGAAGGAAAGGAGACtccaagaaaacaaaagaacaattGAAACTCAGCGCAAAGCCATTCAAGAATTGCAG TTTGGAAATGAAAGTCTCAGCTTAAAGCTGGAGGAACAGATCGGTGAAAATGAAGATTTGAGGAACAA GAACAACGCAACAAGGAATGTGTGTAATATACTCAAAGATACTTTTCAGCGGACAGctgaaaaaatgcatttat TTGAATCGGAAAGAGAAGAAACGCATCAACTCTTTATGGAAAATAGTGAGAGTATTCAG AAACTGATTGCAGCTTTCGAAAGCCTTCGTATTCAAGCAGAAGTGGATCAACAGGAGATGCAGAAAG TCAAAGAGGGCTTGCTGCAATTTGAAGATCTGAAAGAAAAATATCATCAAGAATTTaagatgaaagagaaagag GTTGCTGTGTTTCAAACAAAACTTAAAGATAAGGAAAATGAACTACAAAAAATCCTGCAGGACTTCCATGAAACCCAGAAGCACTGCAAACAAATTCAAGAAGCAACAA ATGAACAGTATGAACTTCTCAGAGGCTCAAAAACTGAACAGGAATCCCTTCTTCAAAAACTGCACACGGCAGAGCAGCGCTGTAAAGAAACTGAG aAAAATTGTGAAGCTATTGCTGCAGAACTGGAACAGAGTAAAGAAGAATACACAGAGATGATTCAAACCAAAGACTTCAACTTGCAGGAGCTCATCAGAgttaaacaacaacaagcagAGAAGCTGGAGCAGATTCAGACAGCCAATGGGGAACTACAGAATTCACTAGGCTTAGAGATCCAGAG GGCCAAGGAGCTGGAGGATAAGCTCATGGCTAACAAAAAGGAACTTGAAAGGAGAAACACACTTTTAG GAGAGGCAGTGGAGGGGAGTGCAAAGAAAGATGGGCAGATCAAAATCCTTGAAGATGAACTG GACGAAAAATCTAAATCCATTCAGTCCATGAAGGGTAAGATTGACGTCACAGAAGTCAGAGTGGAGGAACTCACAGCTGAGCTTTCAAGGAAAACCGAAGACACTCGGCTGTTAAAg ACAACTAAAACTGTATGCCCTAGataacattatttattgatACAGAATGAAGCGGAGGTTGCCTTTGCTGAAACTGATGTGCTGAAGAGGGCTTGTGAAGCTGTTGAAAAAGCTCAGAAAGATTTAAAGGAGAAGTCCACACTGACAGAG ATCAAAGTGCAAGACCTGGAAGGACAGTTGCTCACTGAAATTGGCAAAAGTAAAGTACTCAACTTACAGATGGAGCAACTGAGGAAAGAAATCTCGCAGCATAA AGTAAAGTACAAAGAGTTATTGTCCAACTTCAATGAGCTGCAGTCTGAGAAGACAGCCATTCAACAGCAGTTTGAGAGTGGATCATCTAATGTGAAAGCTATTCAGGCAAACATGAAG GTGAGTGAGGAGAAGGCTGTGAAGCTCACAAGAGAAATTCAAAGACTGGAAGAAGAAAACCAATATTTACG GGGAGAAGTAAACTCAATTAAAAACGAAATGGAAGGGAAATATCAGGAAACAGAAACTCTGCATaagaaaactgaagaaaat TTTGCACATCTGCAGgagaaaattacacaaaaagaaaaagaagtcaaagCAGCGGAAACAAAG ctgAGCAATCTCaagaaaaaattgaaaattgaagTTAAAGCCCAAGAAGAATACCAGAAAGAG AACAAAGTGCTTAAGAAACAAATAGTAAAGGAAATTGCGAAATCCAGTCAACTTGAACTTGTG aTCAACAGTCTTCGCGAGGAGTCCAGGAACCTTGAAAGACTGAACGAGGAAGACCATCAGAAATTGCGGAAAGATCTTGAGTCCAATTCAACCTTTGCAGCAGAGCTTGAGAATGAG GTACAAAAGCTCAGCttaacagcagcagaggccatCCAGAACAAGGAAGACACAGAACTCAAGTGTCAACACAAGATAGCAGATATGGTCGcactgatggaaaaacacaag AGCCAATATGACAGGATGGTTGAAGAAAAGGATGCAGAGCTTGATgagaacaagaggagagagatggaggctgTTGCCCATAGGACATCACTG GAGTTGGATCTCTCAAAGCACAAGACAGACAATGATCAGCTGAAGCAAGagctgaagacagaaagagaagaaaag GAAAACCTGCAGAAGGAGCTAACTGACTTGAAGAAAGAAATGTCATCAATGAAAATCACTCAGCTGTCAGAAGCAATGAACAACCAG TCGCCTGCCTCGAACTATAATCAAGGGAGATGTTTAGTGACTCCAAAAGAGAGCTCCTCAAGGAGACACGTGTTTGACTTCTCCAAAACCAGGAAAACTCCCTCCTACAGCAAAGACAATGGTGTTACTGCAGTAATGAAGAAAGCT GAATTTGACTCTGAGTCCATCAGAACGTCATGTGGAACAACACCAAAGAACCAA GAAGTTCCCAATGAAGACCTGAAAACCCCAAGAGGGACTACAAACATGGTTGGCGGAACATCAAAGATCAAA TCCTACAGAATAAGGACGCCCCCTTCTGGAGAAAAGGCAGCACGCTGGGGGAAGAGCACCATAGAGCTTGACCCCAAGTCTGACAGCTCTGATCAAAATGATCTCTTG ACCTTTGCAAGTGCACCCCCATCCAATTATTCTGCTCCACACAGCAAACTCAGTATCTTCAAAAAG ATCCAGAGCCCTGTCACTCAGAAATCCCCAGGGAACTCACTGAAAGTAGCTGCAATGAAAAGAATGAGAGATGCTGGTTGGACTGCTGTTACTGGCTGtgacaagaaaaagaagaccAATGAGAAGATCTTTGCATAA